A single Primulina eburnea isolate SZY01 chromosome 11, ASM2296580v1, whole genome shotgun sequence DNA region contains:
- the LOC140805320 gene encoding uncharacterized protein At2g34160-like, with protein MEGITEGVNKMKIAEFQKKNRIQVSNTKKPLFFYVNLTKRYLQQHDEVELSALGMAISTVVSIAEILKNNGFVTEKKIMTSTVEIKDDGSRGRPIQKAKIEIVLGKTANFDELMAAAVRDGGENGNGED; from the exons ATGgagggaataacagaaggagtGAACAAGATGAAAATAGCCGAATTTCAAAAGAAGAACCGGATTCAAGTCTCCAATACCAAGAAACCTCTTTTCTTTTACGTTAATCTCACCAAG AGATACTTGCAACAGCACGATGAAGTGGAGCTTTCGGCACTTGGCATGG CAATTTCAACAGTTGTTTCCATAGCTGAAATTCTGAAGAATAATGGATTTGTCACTGAAAAGA AAATCATGACATCCACTGTGGAGATAAAGGATGACGGTTCAAGGGGGAGGCCCATTCAAAAAGCCAAG ATTGAAATAGTTCTAGGTAAAACTGCCAATTTCGATGAATTAATGGCTGCTGCTGTGCGAGATGGCGGAGAGAATGGAAATGGTGAAGATTAG